The following coding sequences are from one Desulfosporosinus orientis DSM 765 window:
- a CDS encoding SulP family inorganic anion transporter — MYLSRFKYMPLIGTIGNYKKEYFSKDLIAALTVAVVVIPQSMAYALIAGVNPVYGLYTAIVSTIIASAFGSSNHAIAGPTNAIALLVAGSMAPYMAQENAYEMLFLMTFMVGILQILFGVVKLGKVINFVSHSVVIGFTAGAGVLIGLGQLSTLLGMSIKGSSHMSTMEKFYYVITHLSQTNIYALGLGLMTMAIIIVCKKINNKLPGALIGIIIPIIFIILFSLDQKGVKLTGFIPSSLPPFKMLVFDVSVVRNLFGGAVAISIIGLVEAIAISKSIATTSRQKIDANQEFIAQGLANAGGSFFQCFAGSGSFTRSAINYQSGAVTRLAGMMSGVVVALVLLFFAPYAQYIPSPCLAGVILVIAYNMVDKKEIKHIIKAGKFKSDSLAMMATCIATIVLPHLDVAIYTGIAISIALYLKDTNKAPMKILVPSEGINGSVIEKEVRAIKEKMDILIIQLEGNLFFGSAEDLQAKLDDLVDKSKVFILRMKYVANIDLTALGVLKVFIRTVKESGGMIIFSGVKSEFSSLLMNTHMNSDVGEDNIFMSENEIFASSTNALERARTIIGPDVRGQEADSASRKLQESKSILSISPDLESKNTAAF; from the coding sequence ATGTACTTATCTCGATTTAAATATATGCCCCTCATTGGTACAATTGGAAATTATAAAAAGGAATATTTCTCTAAAGACTTAATAGCTGCTTTAACGGTTGCCGTAGTCGTTATTCCCCAATCAATGGCCTATGCACTCATTGCCGGCGTTAATCCTGTTTATGGCTTGTATACAGCCATTGTCTCCACAATTATTGCTTCAGCCTTTGGAAGTTCAAATCATGCCATTGCAGGTCCTACAAACGCGATTGCTTTGTTGGTTGCCGGAAGCATGGCACCTTATATGGCCCAAGAAAATGCCTATGAAATGCTCTTCTTAATGACATTTATGGTAGGAATTTTGCAAATACTTTTTGGTGTCGTTAAGCTGGGAAAAGTGATTAACTTTGTTTCCCATTCTGTTGTTATTGGTTTTACAGCTGGTGCAGGTGTCTTGATTGGACTTGGTCAACTCAGTACACTATTGGGAATGTCCATTAAGGGTTCTTCCCATATGTCTACCATGGAAAAGTTCTATTATGTAATAACTCATCTAAGCCAAACGAATATTTATGCCTTAGGACTTGGACTTATGACCATGGCTATCATCATTGTCTGTAAGAAGATTAACAATAAGCTTCCTGGTGCCTTAATCGGAATTATTATTCCAATCATCTTCATCATTCTTTTCTCTTTAGATCAGAAAGGTGTTAAACTTACAGGCTTTATACCTTCATCCCTGCCTCCCTTTAAAATGCTTGTCTTTGATGTTTCAGTTGTACGAAATCTATTCGGAGGAGCAGTGGCAATTTCAATTATCGGATTGGTTGAAGCTATTGCTATTTCAAAATCTATCGCCACGACTTCCAGACAAAAAATTGATGCCAATCAAGAATTTATAGCTCAGGGCTTAGCCAACGCTGGGGGATCATTTTTCCAATGTTTTGCAGGCTCAGGATCATTTACACGTTCTGCAATTAACTATCAAAGCGGAGCAGTGACTCGGCTGGCCGGAATGATGTCAGGTGTGGTTGTTGCCTTAGTATTATTGTTTTTCGCTCCTTATGCTCAGTATATTCCAAGTCCCTGTCTTGCCGGCGTAATCTTAGTTATTGCTTACAATATGGTTGATAAAAAAGAAATAAAGCATATTATTAAAGCCGGCAAATTCAAGTCCGATTCTTTGGCCATGATGGCAACATGTATTGCAACGATTGTTTTGCCTCATCTTGACGTTGCAATATACACTGGTATAGCAATTTCAATTGCTCTCTACCTGAAAGATACCAACAAAGCTCCAATGAAAATACTTGTACCATCAGAAGGAATAAACGGTAGTGTTATCGAAAAAGAAGTTAGAGCGATTAAAGAGAAAATGGACATTTTGATTATCCAGCTTGAAGGAAATCTCTTCTTTGGTTCCGCTGAGGATCTGCAAGCAAAATTAGACGACTTAGTCGATAAATCCAAGGTTTTCATTCTGAGAATGAAATATGTCGCTAATATTGATTTGACTGCACTTGGGGTATTGAAAGTGTTTATCAGAACAGTTAAAGAATCCGGTGGAATGATCATCTTTAGCGGTGTCAAGTCTGAGTTTAGTTCACTTTTAATGAATACTCATATGAATTCAGATGTAGGAGAAGATAATATCTTTATGTCAGAAAACGAAATTTTCGCCTCTTCGACTAACGCTTTGGAAAGAGCACGAACAATTATAGGACCTGATGTGAGGGGTCAGGAAGCGGATTCAGCGTCGCGTAAATTACAAGAATCTAAATCAATTTTAAGTATTAGTCCTGATTTAGAAAGTAAGAATACTGC